The Deltaproteobacteria bacterium genome includes a region encoding these proteins:
- a CDS encoding helix-turn-helix domain-containing protein → MTAVDGEVVTLLRAIVERLDVLLERAGPARNRQRTTLPGLLTVEELAETLRVSRAAAYKLIERQQVPGIVRRGRRVLISSKALSAWLQPTPARRPEIGR, encoded by the coding sequence ATGACCGCAGTCGACGGAGAAGTGGTGACTCTCCTTCGTGCCATCGTCGAACGGTTGGATGTTCTTCTTGAGCGAGCCGGACCCGCGCGGAACCGACAGCGCACTACTCTCCCCGGACTGCTGACCGTCGAGGAGCTCGCTGAGACGCTCCGCGTTTCCCGGGCAGCAGCCTACAAGCTCATTGAGCGGCAACAAGTGCCAGGTATCGTCCGTCGAGGCAGGCGCGTGCTGATCAGTTCCAAGGCTCTTTCGGCGTGGTTGCAGCCGACACCGGCGCGGCGCCCAGAGATCGGGCGGTAG
- a CDS encoding helix-turn-helix transcriptional regulator — MVTAKSLRKEIGRRVREARVRLELTQAELAGRLDLEEPTIRAIEAGRRGLSLDSLVRLAEALGIQPGVLVDAGEPKPTSLGREAAKLVDGMSPAWQRAAVRILREIRQQQGK, encoded by the coding sequence ATGGTCACGGCGAAATCGCTACGGAAAGAGATCGGACGTCGAGTGAGGGAGGCTCGTGTGCGGCTGGAGCTCACCCAGGCCGAGCTCGCCGGACGCCTTGACCTCGAAGAGCCCACCATCCGCGCAATCGAGGCGGGCCGCCGCGGCTTGTCGCTCGATAGCCTCGTGCGACTCGCCGAGGCCCTCGGCATTCAGCCTGGCGTGCTCGTTGATGCCGGGGAGCCCAAGCCGACCTCGCTCGGGCGCGAGGCCGCGAAGCTGGTCGATGGTATGAGCCCGGCCTGGCAGCGCGCGGCAGTTCGCATCCTGCGTGAGATTCGCCAGCAGCAGGGGAAGTAG
- a CDS encoding helix-turn-helix transcriptional regulator encodes MEKPASPFSDAIRQAILGSGTSRYQIAREVGVAESALSRFMSGKAGLTLKTLDRLAAVLGLKISPGVQNLKPSTAREHKRRYKMTANTESLVKLKDSKLSERETNSLLGGLVAQDAFENLFDSRRGIYTLDPDEQLVAIYNNNPYEGDPTLRDREFAALRDWLKRKGIKELAFQSWPVDGPSAGYSQALLIRASESQKQLVHDKYESIVAASYERVDPTR; translated from the coding sequence ATGGAGAAGCCTGCCAGTCCGTTCTCGGATGCGATTCGGCAAGCGATCTTGGGGAGCGGCACCAGCCGCTACCAGATCGCCCGGGAGGTTGGTGTCGCTGAATCGGCCCTGAGTCGATTCATGTCTGGCAAGGCCGGTCTTACGTTGAAGACCCTCGACAGACTGGCCGCAGTGCTCGGATTGAAGATCTCCCCAGGCGTGCAGAACCTCAAGCCGTCAACGGCACGCGAACACAAACGGAGATACAAAATGACCGCGAATACGGAGTCGTTGGTGAAGCTCAAAGACAGCAAGCTCTCCGAGCGCGAAACCAACTCATTGCTTGGTGGTCTTGTGGCTCAAGATGCCTTCGAGAACCTGTTCGATTCTCGCCGGGGAATCTACACACTTGACCCCGACGAACAACTCGTTGCGATCTACAACAACAATCCTTACGAGGGAGACCCGACCCTCAGGGATCGAGAGTTCGCCGCCCTCCGCGATTGGCTGAAGAGGAAGGGCATCAAGGAACTCGCATTCCAGTCTTGGCCTGTCGATGGTCCTTCAGCCGGGTATTCGCAGGCGCTCTTGATCCGCGCGAGCGAAAGCCAGAAGCAGCTGGTGCACGACAAGTACGAATCGATTGTAGCGGCGAGCTACGAGCGCGTCGATCCGACGAGGTGA
- a CDS encoding DEAD/DEAH box helicase gives MRPPIKRAHDMDVFELRRRIVDDYSDYVRSFIRVLDPRISTAVNAELSGGLLWPEPLIQLNPSFEPGEYVDELVARGVLHKGCDDVFRKDKSDSDPRGKRLRLHRHQADAILRAKQGENYVLTTGTGSGKSLSYIVPIVDHVLQRGSGRGIQAIVVYPMNALANSQFKELTKFLKDGFPEGLGPVTFERYTGQESDEQKKRIIANPPDILLTNYVMLELILTRPAERNLIDKAKGLRFLVFDELHTYRGRQGADVALLMRRVRDRLGAENLLCVGTSATLSSKGTQTQQRAEVARVATQLFGTTVKPESVIGETLKRATPALDFAAGSAKAALTKRVNDTKARPPDSATAFVEDPLASWIESTFGVRPADEGKRLIRSPPRRIGGADGAAVEVSKLTGAPIETCVSAIQDTLLAGYRVQNPETGFPIFAFRLHQFISKGDTVYATVEPEDRRHITFQVQKFVPGDRSRRLLPLAFCRECGQEYYVVQKNYDAATGQVSFEPRELLEKMEDGAGYLFLSTDNPWPDSIDAQLQRVPEDWLEERKGKVVVKDTRRNDMPIPCRVSPAATEDKTDGHRVSFLEGTFRFCLACGVSYSARQRSEFGKLTALGSEGRSTATTILSLSAIRHLKRDQTLSPKAKKLLSFTDNRQDASLQAGHFNDFIDVGLLRSALFKACVASPGGITHEVLTEKVFAALDLPLSLYAIDPGVKYQAKADTEKALRDVLGYRLYRDLRRGWRVTSPNLEQCGLLEIAYNSLNEVCRDEEVWKEIPLPGGNKKEPVHPVLQTASPDTRTRVAKVLLDYMRRELCIKVEYLREDTHDRIRQQSSQKLKEPWGIDEQERMERASILYPRSGKPNDRSDNVYLSARGGFGQFLGRPNSFPEWAQGKLKLDDRQDIIRQLLEALRVAGLVERVDEPKDDVPGYQVPASAFRWLAGDGTKVALDPIRVPSPPRDGARSNDFFVVFYKAAALDAVGLVAREHTAQVPSDKREERENLFREGELPILYCSPTMELGVDISELNVVNLRNVPPTPANYAQRSGRAGRSGQPALVVAYCSTNSQHDQYFFRRPDNMVAGSVAPPRLDLGNEELVRSHIHAIWLAETEQSLGATLKDLLDLASGKPELPLLASVRQTLSYPLAQERARKRAENVLATLQSDLSSADWWEATWLDDALRRTLEQFDGACGRWRTLYTSAVRQRDLQTTIINDVSRSYEDKQQAQRLRREAEAQIELLTEADSISQSDFYSYRYFASEGFLPGYNFPRLPLSAYLPGRQMRTLKGAKDNYLSRPRFLAISEFGPRAIVYHEGSRYLINRVILPVDDRGVITVSAKQCTACGYLHPIHQGIGPDTCERCKAVLPQPIDSLFRLQNVSTKRRDKISSDEEERLRLGYELRTAVRFEPRDNVVRAKTAEVVAADGNKLASLTYGHAATIWRINLGWKRRKRKEELGFWLDEERGYWSKNDLDEDDKDDPMSSQKKRVIPYVEDHRNCLLFQPELALPDATMASLQAALKNAIQVEFQLEENELAAEPLPTFQDRRQILLFEASEGGAGVLRRLVEDPDVIGAVAKRALTLLHFDPETGADKRRAEGAREDCEAACYDCLMSYTNQGDHELLDRKLLRDLLATFAKATVKVAPGPISRAEHLKQLMNLADSELEKRWLRMLDKQNLKLPSAGQRLFEAAKTRPDFVYDEERAVVYVDGPPHDFPERATRDKAAEEAMEDDNWLVIRFAHTDDWAAVVAKFPRIFGKTN, from the coding sequence GTGCGTCCGCCCATCAAGCGAGCGCATGACATGGACGTTTTTGAGCTTCGGCGCCGGATCGTCGACGACTACTCGGACTACGTCCGCAGCTTCATTCGGGTGCTGGATCCCCGCATCTCCACCGCGGTCAACGCGGAGCTCAGCGGTGGGCTGCTCTGGCCCGAACCGCTGATCCAGCTGAACCCCTCCTTCGAGCCAGGCGAGTACGTCGACGAGCTGGTCGCCAGGGGCGTCCTCCACAAGGGCTGCGACGATGTCTTCCGAAAGGACAAGTCCGATTCGGATCCCCGAGGGAAGCGCCTCCGCCTGCATCGACATCAAGCCGACGCAATCCTTCGGGCCAAGCAGGGCGAGAACTACGTTCTGACTACTGGCACAGGCTCGGGCAAGAGCCTCTCGTACATCGTTCCCATCGTCGACCACGTGCTTCAGCGTGGGAGTGGCCGCGGCATACAGGCGATCGTCGTCTACCCGATGAACGCGCTGGCCAACTCTCAGTTCAAGGAGCTGACCAAGTTCCTCAAGGACGGCTTCCCGGAAGGTCTCGGCCCCGTCACCTTCGAGCGATACACGGGCCAGGAGAGCGACGAGCAAAAGAAGCGCATCATCGCCAATCCGCCGGACATCCTGCTCACGAACTACGTGATGCTGGAGCTGATCCTCACGCGCCCGGCAGAGCGGAACCTCATTGATAAGGCCAAGGGACTCCGGTTCCTTGTGTTCGACGAGCTCCACACGTACCGAGGCCGTCAGGGCGCCGACGTCGCCCTGCTCATGCGGCGCGTGCGAGACCGTCTCGGAGCCGAAAACCTTCTCTGCGTGGGAACGTCCGCCACCCTTTCCAGCAAAGGTACGCAGACCCAGCAGCGAGCCGAGGTGGCCAGGGTGGCGACCCAGCTTTTCGGCACCACCGTCAAGCCCGAGTCGGTCATCGGCGAGACCTTGAAGAGGGCAACCCCGGCGCTGGACTTCGCGGCGGGTTCTGCCAAGGCGGCACTCACCAAGCGCGTCAACGACACGAAAGCGCGGCCGCCCGATTCGGCAACCGCATTCGTTGAAGACCCGCTGGCGAGCTGGATCGAGAGCACGTTTGGCGTTCGGCCCGCGGACGAGGGCAAACGCCTGATTCGTAGTCCCCCAAGGCGCATCGGCGGTGCAGACGGGGCAGCGGTCGAAGTGAGCAAGCTGACGGGGGCGCCCATCGAGACATGTGTGTCGGCCATCCAGGACACACTGCTCGCAGGCTACCGAGTGCAGAACCCAGAGACGGGCTTCCCGATCTTCGCGTTCCGTCTGCACCAGTTCATCAGCAAGGGAGACACCGTCTACGCCACTGTGGAGCCAGAGGACCGAAGACACATCACCTTTCAGGTTCAAAAGTTCGTCCCTGGGGACCGCAGCCGGCGGCTTCTGCCCCTCGCGTTCTGTCGTGAGTGCGGCCAAGAGTACTACGTCGTCCAAAAGAACTACGACGCGGCAACTGGCCAGGTGTCATTCGAGCCGCGTGAGTTGCTCGAAAAGATGGAGGACGGGGCAGGATACCTTTTCCTCAGCACGGATAACCCCTGGCCCGACTCCATCGACGCTCAGCTTCAGCGAGTTCCAGAGGACTGGCTCGAAGAGCGCAAGGGCAAGGTCGTCGTCAAAGACACCCGCCGCAATGACATGCCCATCCCCTGCCGCGTGTCCCCCGCGGCTACGGAAGACAAGACGGACGGCCACAGGGTCAGCTTCCTGGAGGGCACGTTCCGCTTCTGCCTCGCCTGCGGCGTCTCCTACAGCGCCAGACAGCGCTCCGAGTTCGGAAAGCTGACCGCGCTCGGTTCGGAAGGCCGCAGCACGGCGACGACGATTCTCAGCCTGTCTGCGATCCGCCATCTGAAGCGCGACCAGACGCTCTCACCGAAGGCAAAGAAGCTCCTGAGCTTCACCGACAACCGCCAAGACGCCTCTCTACAGGCGGGCCACTTCAACGACTTCATTGACGTCGGGCTCCTTCGGTCGGCTCTGTTCAAGGCATGCGTCGCGTCTCCGGGCGGCATCACCCACGAGGTGCTCACAGAGAAGGTCTTCGCCGCTCTCGACTTGCCGCTCTCGCTATACGCCATCGATCCGGGCGTGAAGTACCAGGCGAAGGCCGACACCGAAAAGGCACTTCGGGACGTGCTGGGCTACCGCCTGTATCGAGACCTGCGTCGAGGGTGGCGCGTCACGTCTCCGAACCTGGAGCAGTGCGGCCTTCTGGAGATTGCCTACAATTCGCTCAATGAGGTCTGTCGCGACGAGGAGGTGTGGAAGGAGATTCCTCTTCCGGGCGGAAACAAGAAGGAGCCAGTTCACCCGGTACTCCAGACGGCCTCGCCTGACACGAGGACACGGGTTGCAAAGGTGCTGCTCGACTACATGCGGCGGGAACTCTGCATCAAGGTCGAGTACCTGCGCGAAGACACCCACGATCGCATTCGTCAACAGAGCAGCCAAAAGCTGAAGGAGCCTTGGGGCATTGACGAGCAGGAGCGGATGGAACGTGCCTCCATCCTGTACCCCAGGAGCGGAAAGCCGAACGACCGGTCCGACAACGTCTATCTCTCGGCCCGCGGCGGCTTCGGCCAGTTTCTCGGCCGCCCCAACTCGTTCCCCGAGTGGGCGCAAGGCAAGCTCAAGCTCGACGACCGGCAGGACATCATTCGGCAACTATTGGAGGCCCTCCGTGTTGCCGGCCTCGTCGAGCGCGTGGACGAGCCCAAGGATGACGTGCCGGGCTATCAAGTTCCTGCTTCGGCGTTCCGATGGCTCGCTGGCGACGGCACCAAAGTCGCGTTGGATCCGATTCGGGTTCCCTCCCCGCCGAGGGACGGCGCCAGAAGCAACGACTTCTTCGTTGTGTTCTACAAAGCCGCGGCGCTGGACGCCGTCGGCCTTGTGGCTCGCGAGCACACTGCCCAGGTCCCGTCGGACAAGCGGGAAGAGCGAGAGAACTTGTTCCGTGAAGGTGAGCTGCCGATCCTCTACTGCTCTCCGACCATGGAACTCGGAGTCGACATCTCCGAGCTGAACGTCGTCAATCTGCGCAACGTCCCGCCTACGCCCGCCAACTACGCCCAGCGAAGTGGACGCGCAGGACGAAGTGGTCAACCGGCGCTCGTCGTTGCGTACTGCTCCACCAACTCGCAGCACGACCAGTACTTCTTTAGGCGCCCGGACAACATGGTCGCCGGCTCTGTCGCGCCGCCCAGATTGGATTTGGGGAACGAGGAGCTCGTCCGGTCTCACATCCATGCCATTTGGCTTGCCGAGACGGAGCAGTCACTCGGCGCGACGTTGAAGGATCTCCTCGACCTCGCCAGCGGGAAGCCGGAGCTCCCGCTGCTCGCCTCCGTGCGCCAGACGCTGAGCTACCCTCTGGCGCAGGAACGAGCCCGGAAGCGGGCAGAGAACGTCCTCGCCACGCTACAGTCGGACCTTTCCAGTGCAGATTGGTGGGAGGCCACCTGGCTCGACGACGCACTTCGGCGCACCCTGGAGCAGTTTGATGGTGCCTGCGGTCGCTGGCGGACCCTCTACACCTCCGCCGTGCGCCAGCGAGACCTCCAGACCACGATCATCAACGACGTCAGCCGGTCTTATGAAGACAAGCAGCAGGCGCAACGGCTGCGGCGCGAGGCCGAAGCTCAAATCGAGTTGCTGACCGAGGCCGACTCAATCTCGCAGTCGGACTTCTACAGCTACCGGTACTTCGCGAGTGAGGGCTTTCTTCCCGGTTACAACTTCCCTCGGCTGCCGCTCTCGGCATACTTACCCGGACGCCAGATGCGCACGCTCAAGGGGGCGAAAGACAACTATCTATCCCGCCCCCGATTCCTCGCCATCTCGGAGTTCGGTCCGCGGGCAATCGTCTACCACGAGGGCTCCCGGTATCTCATCAACCGCGTCATTCTCCCGGTTGATGACCGAGGCGTCATCACCGTTTCGGCAAAGCAGTGCACCGCGTGCGGCTATCTGCACCCCATTCACCAGGGGATCGGACCGGACACCTGCGAGAGGTGCAAGGCCGTCCTACCGCAGCCAATCGACAGCCTCTTCCGGCTTCAGAACGTTTCTACCAAGCGACGCGACAAGATCAGTTCTGACGAGGAGGAGCGTCTTCGCCTTGGATATGAACTACGGACGGCGGTTCGCTTCGAGCCTCGCGACAATGTCGTACGGGCCAAGACCGCCGAGGTGGTTGCCGCCGACGGCAACAAGCTCGCGTCGTTGACGTACGGGCACGCGGCGACCATTTGGCGAATCAATCTCGGATGGAAGCGCCGCAAGCGGAAGGAAGAACTGGGCTTCTGGCTCGACGAAGAGCGCGGCTACTGGAGCAAGAACGACCTCGACGAGGACGACAAGGACGATCCGATGTCGTCCCAAAAGAAGCGCGTGATCCCCTATGTCGAGGACCATCGGAACTGCCTGCTGTTCCAGCCGGAGTTGGCGTTGCCTGATGCCACAATGGCCTCTCTGCAGGCTGCGTTGAAGAACGCCATTCAGGTGGAGTTTCAACTCGAAGAGAACGAGCTTGCAGCAGAGCCGCTTCCGACCTTCCAGGACCGGCGGCAGATTCTCCTCTTCGAGGCGTCCGAAGGCGGCGCGGGAGTTCTGCGCCGGCTCGTCGAGGACCCCGACGTCATCGGAGCTGTGGCGAAGCGTGCTCTCACGCTCCTGCATTTCGACCCGGAAACGGGTGCGGACAAGCGTCGGGCGGAGGGAGCTCGCGAAGACTGCGAAGCCGCCTGCTACGACTGCCTGATGAGCTACACCAATCAGGGCGATCACGAGCTTCTCGACCGGAAGTTGCTCCGCGATCTACTTGCTACGTTCGCGAAGGCGACGGTGAAGGTCGCGCCCGGGCCAATCTCCAGGGCAGAGCACCTTAAGCAACTCATGAACCTCGCCGACTCCGAGCTGGAGAAGCGATGGCTCCGAATGCTCGACAAGCAAAACCTCAAACTACCGTCGGCGGGCCAGCGCCTCTTCGAGGCCGCAAAGACCCGTCCGGACTTCGTCTACGACGAGGAGCGGGCAGTCGTGTACGTCGACGGCCCGCCGCACGACTTCCCCGAGCGAGCTACCCGAGACAAGGCCGCGGAGGAAGCCATGGAGGACGACAACTGGCTGGTCATCCGGTTCGCTCACACCGATGACTGGGCGGCCGTCGTGGCGAAGTTCCCCCGCATCTTTGGAAAGACGAATTGA
- a CDS encoding 50S ribosome-binding GTPase — translation MDETRLSLTPQMQAQLNRLKDIAVEAGRRRFVFLLVGRTGVGKSSTVNTLMGQEVAPVGHFEPTTMSVERFKSVLHGINYAVVDTPGLCDDLPEAGNDDRYLDEIRDEVSKLDCLWYVTRLDETRITGDEKRGIKLITQALGKEVWKRAIIVFTYAGNVKAAEYETRLAERARLVREEIGKATEHAIRSIPHVAVDNTSPTTPDGKPWLGNLYVQVLKRLNKAGALPFLLATAEDIRPKEGRAARIQLSAEQKAEVKEETRGYITELVTVGAGVGFEIGGPLGAAVGGALGALIGWLFE, via the coding sequence ATGGATGAGACGAGGCTGTCGCTGACTCCGCAGATGCAGGCTCAGCTCAACCGCTTGAAGGACATCGCCGTGGAGGCTGGCCGCCGCCGATTCGTGTTCCTACTGGTCGGGCGCACGGGCGTCGGGAAGTCCAGCACTGTCAATACGCTGATGGGGCAGGAAGTGGCGCCCGTGGGCCACTTCGAGCCGACCACGATGTCGGTCGAGCGATTCAAATCTGTGCTGCACGGCATCAACTACGCAGTGGTCGACACGCCAGGGCTCTGCGACGACCTGCCCGAGGCCGGCAATGATGACCGCTATCTCGACGAGATCCGCGATGAGGTCTCGAAGCTCGACTGCCTCTGGTACGTGACGAGGCTCGACGAAACTCGGATCACGGGCGACGAGAAGCGGGGCATCAAGCTGATCACCCAGGCACTCGGCAAGGAAGTCTGGAAGCGCGCAATCATCGTCTTCACCTATGCCGGCAACGTGAAGGCAGCCGAGTACGAGACCCGGCTCGCCGAGCGCGCTCGCCTGGTGCGCGAGGAGATCGGCAAGGCGACCGAGCACGCGATTCGATCGATTCCTCACGTCGCCGTGGACAACACCTCCCCGACGACTCCCGATGGAAAGCCCTGGCTTGGAAACCTCTACGTCCAGGTGCTCAAGCGCCTGAACAAGGCGGGAGCGCTCCCTTTTCTACTCGCCACCGCCGAAGACATCCGGCCCAAAGAAGGTAGGGCTGCACGCATCCAGCTCTCGGCCGAGCAGAAGGCCGAGGTCAAGGAAGAGACCCGCGGGTACATCACTGAGCTGGTGACTGTCGGAGCTGGTGTGGGGTTCGAGATCGGCGGCCCGCTGGGCGCCGCAGTCGGTGGAGCCCTGGGCGCGCTCATTGGGTGGCTCTTCGAGTGA
- a CDS encoding AAA family ATPase, which translates to MHPMLNKLRTELDSLFPERRHVIDGALAAVLVGEHVLFLGPPGTAKSALVRTIATAFRGTYFERLLTKFSTPEELYGPISLRALEQERFTRVTTSKLPDVQFAFIDEVFKASSAILNTLLTLMNERVFHNDGQPVQVPLVSMFGASNELPEGKELEALFDRFMLRFETGYLVRTNSLRSVLTSPEPMVTAKLSMADLKKAQTEVAKIVITDATVDALIAIRESLRTEGIVASDRRWKKSLGLVKAAAYLADESETTPEDLVILVDALWREPKERNKVARMLGQVADPVGAQAAEILDAARETSTKVQQLANADRKTYIAQAAQSLEQFKEQEKRLVHLSKGAGKRAKVVIDDAKSEITSLHAELARAVSTGLGLGMRQVK; encoded by the coding sequence ATGCACCCCATGTTGAACAAGCTCCGCACGGAGCTCGATTCGTTGTTCCCCGAGCGCCGCCACGTCATCGACGGCGCGCTCGCCGCGGTCCTGGTCGGCGAGCACGTCCTCTTCCTCGGTCCGCCGGGGACCGCCAAGAGCGCCCTGGTGCGGACCATCGCCACGGCCTTCCGTGGCACCTACTTCGAGCGCTTGCTCACGAAGTTCTCGACGCCTGAGGAGCTCTACGGCCCCATCTCGCTGAGGGCGCTGGAGCAGGAGCGCTTCACCCGGGTGACCACGAGCAAGCTGCCCGACGTGCAATTCGCGTTCATCGACGAGGTGTTCAAAGCAAGCTCGGCCATCCTCAACACGCTGCTGACTTTGATGAACGAGCGCGTCTTCCACAACGATGGCCAGCCCGTGCAGGTGCCGCTGGTGTCGATGTTCGGCGCGTCGAATGAGCTCCCCGAGGGCAAAGAGCTGGAGGCGCTCTTCGACCGCTTCATGCTGCGCTTCGAGACGGGCTACTTGGTTCGGACCAACTCGCTGCGCTCGGTGCTCACCTCGCCCGAGCCGATGGTGACGGCCAAGCTGAGCATGGCCGATCTGAAGAAGGCCCAAACCGAGGTGGCCAAGATCGTCATCACCGACGCCACCGTAGATGCACTCATCGCTATCCGCGAGTCGTTGCGAACCGAGGGCATCGTGGCCTCGGACCGGCGCTGGAAGAAGTCGCTCGGGCTGGTGAAGGCCGCCGCCTACCTGGCCGACGAGTCTGAGACCACTCCCGAGGACCTCGTCATCCTTGTGGACGCGCTCTGGCGCGAACCCAAGGAACGCAACAAGGTGGCCCGTATGTTGGGGCAGGTCGCTGATCCTGTGGGTGCCCAGGCCGCCGAGATCCTCGACGCCGCCCGCGAGACTTCGACCAAGGTCCAGCAGCTCGCTAACGCCGACCGCAAGACGTACATCGCCCAGGCCGCACAGTCGCTGGAGCAGTTCAAGGAGCAGGAGAAGAGGCTCGTCCACCTGTCCAAGGGCGCTGGCAAGCGGGCCAAGGTGGTGATCGACGACGCGAAGTCGGAGATCACCTCGCTGCACGCCGAGCTGGCCCGAGCGGTGAGCACGGGCCTCGGGCTCGGGATGCGGCAGGTGAAGTGA
- a CDS encoding VWA domain-containing protein, whose product MDRIIYDVPRWSLYLHRDARGLPSALTSDAPLRQLEDELFERLYAGEAESLAENKQHKQLGPWARDLHAACGAHPDFARLQKEVCGDSFMAGLAVEKILEQLKPDQPQNVRRQVGHGCSAAARAIDGAREALEGVAGVGCVGWGNSVGTNQPGKPRAVLQRLHADPRLRRVAAMAGRFKRIAAGRLRQKVKHAVGEVADIERGDALERLLPSDLARFVQPKLRLVFLRDLHERSAMQYAMRGQDHVGKGPLVVCLDKSGSMDGPRDEWASAVALALLDLAHRERRPFGLLTFDAGVRTKDLGQVGQSLPFDSLFQQCHGGTDLSGVVAAALDVIRFEQESLKKSDIVLITDGQSDASKSASLHDQAKVLNVAILGMSIGMPAEQLQPWCDEVVEIRDLDALPFEATDQLAGD is encoded by the coding sequence ATGGACCGCATCATCTACGACGTGCCCCGGTGGTCCCTGTACCTCCATCGGGATGCTCGCGGCCTGCCGTCGGCTCTCACGAGTGACGCTCCGCTGCGCCAGCTTGAAGACGAGCTCTTCGAGCGTTTGTACGCGGGCGAGGCGGAGTCACTGGCCGAGAACAAGCAGCACAAGCAGCTCGGCCCTTGGGCTCGCGACCTCCACGCAGCCTGCGGTGCCCATCCCGACTTCGCCCGGCTCCAGAAAGAGGTCTGCGGCGACTCGTTCATGGCTGGTCTGGCCGTAGAGAAGATTCTGGAGCAGCTCAAGCCCGATCAGCCGCAGAACGTCCGGCGCCAGGTGGGCCACGGGTGCAGCGCTGCGGCGCGTGCTATCGACGGGGCTCGTGAGGCGCTGGAAGGCGTCGCTGGCGTCGGATGCGTCGGTTGGGGCAACTCGGTTGGTACGAACCAGCCGGGCAAGCCCCGGGCGGTGCTCCAGCGGCTCCACGCTGACCCGAGGCTGAGGCGGGTGGCGGCGATGGCCGGGCGGTTCAAGCGAATCGCTGCTGGGCGCCTGCGGCAGAAGGTGAAGCACGCTGTGGGCGAGGTCGCCGACATCGAGCGTGGCGATGCCTTGGAGCGCCTGCTCCCGTCGGATCTCGCCAGGTTCGTGCAGCCCAAGCTCAGGCTGGTCTTCCTACGCGACCTGCACGAGCGGTCGGCAATGCAGTACGCAATGCGGGGACAGGATCACGTCGGCAAGGGTCCACTGGTGGTCTGCCTCGACAAGAGCGGCTCGATGGACGGTCCCCGGGATGAGTGGGCGTCGGCCGTGGCGCTCGCGCTCTTGGACCTCGCCCACCGAGAGCGACGGCCGTTCGGGCTGCTCACCTTCGATGCTGGCGTGCGCACGAAGGACCTGGGGCAGGTTGGCCAGTCGCTGCCTTTCGATTCGCTGTTCCAGCAGTGCCATGGCGGCACGGACCTGAGTGGCGTCGTCGCTGCCGCACTTGACGTGATCCGCTTCGAGCAAGAGTCGCTGAAGAAGAGCGACATCGTGCTCATCACCGACGGCCAGTCGGACGCGAGCAAGTCGGCCTCGCTCCACGACCAAGCCAAGGTGCTCAACGTGGCCATCCTGGGAATGTCCATCGGGATGCCGGCGGAGCAGCTTCAACCGTGGTGTGACGAGGTGGTGGAGATTCGCGACCTCGATGCACTGCCGTTCGAGGCCACTGACCAGCTGGCCGGCGACTGA
- a CDS encoding PD-(D/E)XK nuclease family protein — MAIESISRATLAVSVSQVKAYLLCPRRYELKYVRGEQPAFVPVPLAFGSAFHEALALFYGRQMTHPTPPCVEELIEVFATAWSKFEDGDLPLGGEEDDVVAEDHLDKGAAMLRAFHAHAAAQPPEKVIAVELPFSVSLHAPATGVVLEEKLNGVIDLVTESDSRKVIVEHKSAAKRWTLDQLRYDHQVTGYQLAARELGMGEVELRIQIVTKTKTPAVQVEHLRRDEQDEADFMATVVGVLKAIDAGVSYPVRGWQCRSCPYAHVCMSRAP, encoded by the coding sequence ATGGCCATCGAGTCCATCTCCAGAGCCACGCTGGCCGTCAGCGTGAGCCAGGTGAAGGCTTACCTGCTCTGCCCCAGGCGCTATGAGCTCAAGTACGTTCGCGGTGAGCAGCCGGCCTTCGTCCCGGTGCCGCTCGCGTTCGGCTCGGCGTTTCACGAGGCTCTGGCCCTCTTCTACGGTCGGCAGATGACGCATCCGACGCCACCCTGCGTCGAGGAGCTGATCGAGGTCTTCGCGACGGCGTGGTCCAAGTTCGAGGATGGTGACCTCCCCCTCGGTGGCGAAGAGGACGACGTCGTCGCGGAAGACCATCTCGACAAAGGGGCGGCCATGCTTCGTGCCTTCCACGCCCACGCGGCAGCCCAACCACCCGAGAAGGTCATCGCCGTAGAGCTGCCGTTCTCGGTGTCGCTCCACGCCCCAGCCACCGGTGTCGTGCTGGAGGAGAAGCTCAACGGGGTCATTGACCTGGTGACCGAGAGCGACAGCAGGAAGGTCATCGTCGAGCACAAGAGCGCGGCCAAGAGGTGGACCCTCGACCAGCTCCGGTACGACCACCAGGTCACCGGCTACCAGCTCGCCGCTCGGGAGCTCGGCATGGGCGAGGTCGAGCTTAGGATACAGATCGTGACGAAGACGAAGACGCCTGCTGTGCAGGTCGAGCACCTGCGTCGTGACGAGCAGGATGAGGCGGACTTCATGGCCACGGTGGTGGGAGTGCTCAAGGCCATCGACGCTGGGGTGTCGTATCCAGTCCGAGGGTGGCAGTGCCGGAGCTGCCCCTACGCCCACGTCTGCATGTCGAGGGCGCCGTGA